DNA from Kluyveromyces marxianus DMKU3-1042 DNA, complete genome, chromosome 8:
GGGTTCCATACGCATCGGGAATCCAGCGGGGAACAAGCAAGCAATACAAACAGCATGCCAACAGCATGCAAACAAACACTTCAGACAACACACTCAATGTGAAGAGGGTTGCAAAGATCCCGAACCCCCGAATAGCCTAGGGAATAGCCCCCAGGGCATACCCTaatgtcacgtgaccaaaCCCCTCTTCTTGTGCCTCTCTCTTGTTGtataatttattttttttttcccactCGAGCGCAGAAATCTCGCAGCACCACAAACTCGACCcactaaaaaaaaaaaagaataataaatgctagtagtagtaatggTAGGTGGTGCTACCAGAAACATGACATTATTACCAGCGCTGAGTTTCCACTAGATACTTCGGGCATCCTCCAGAAACATCCTTCCAGATTTTCCTGTCTCCTGACAACACACACGTTTGGCTTCACACACGTTTCGCTTCATACCAGTGGAACTGGTACTAGCACTGGCACTTGCTAATGACCCTAGCCCTGGCCATTGGCCCACACGGTCTTTCAGATCGGCCTGCTGGCCGCTCTGACTTCGCTTCGCTGCGCTCCCCTGCGCTCCCTGTGCTCCCCTTGCTTTGCGATCGAAGCATGGAATgcagaaaggaaaaaaaaaaaaaaaaaaaagtaaataGAACGCTTTAAACAGTATACAGCAATAAAAACATGCGTTGAACCCAGCCCGATGTGTTCACCGGGCAGGAGTTAGGTAGGAGTTAGTGTGAGTGGGTTGGAACAGCCCTCCCTGCCGGTTTCCACTGTGTAATGTAAATGTAGATTTGGGAAAGATTTGGGAGCTACTGTTCTAAGTAAGTGGCCCCCAAGTCCCCTCTAGTCTACTCTACTCTACTCAGTTATACTATGCACCTACTGACTACTACTTACTCCCCTTCTTGGGGCAAAAACCTGGGCCTTTGGGGCTCCCGTTTGGCACCCTGGTTGCGTTGGCCCACAGCTCCCCCAGGCTTTCCTGTTCTTATTGTGTTGTGTGTAtataattatttttttttaaattttttgtttgttttttacTTCTCTTGTTAGCCTTAGTTTGGCCTTTGGTATTAGTTTCCAAGTTTTTAAGAGTTTCTTATTTGGAATTCACTTGGTTTAAGACAGGGAAACAGAAGTTtgaggaaagaaagacaaCTAACTACAGGCCAGCCAGAAGTTGGAACAGGATTTGAATTTAAAAAAGCAAACGATAAGCGACATATACTGTGTTAGACTTGACAGAAGTAATATAATAGCGCTCTCTCACTCTGTCtgttaatttttttttgatttttggTTTCGTGCTACATACAGATTTGACTGATATTTTGGGAGTTCTATATATTGTTTGCGCTTGGGTATATTGCAATGTCGAAACATAACACCATGACGAGTAGCATTGGCGATATGCTTTCGCAGAACCAGTTTAGTCTACAGCAGTTGCAACATATACAGCAGCAGCCCACACGGAGCCTGACTTCGACTGACAACACTAATGTTAATATGAACTTCCAGCAAATTCCGCAGGGCCAGCCGGTGCAACAGGTAGCACAGGGCCAGCAGCCTGGGAACCGGGCCAGCCAGAGCGTGCCTTATCCGACAGACAACATTTCTATCGATGCGAACCAGCCGAGGCTCTCGATTAACGCGGACGCTGGGGTTGCCGGTAATAGCGGGATTCTGGACGAGGGTCTCTCTTTCCATCACGTGACTTCGGGAGGAAACCTATCACTACAGCAGttacagcagcagcagcaacagcaacaacagctcAGACAACAGACAAACTCCCTAACCAGCGCCCAAACCCAGGCTAGCAGAAATAGACAATCACTACAGATGCATCGTTCAAACAACCAGTTGGACCCTAGGTCTCCGTTGGTCGTGCTAATGCCAACCAACGCGAACCCTACAGAAGTTCTAGCACAGAGGTTCGCCGCCTGGAGAAGCATCATCAGATCTTTACTCGTGTACTTACAGGAAACGGTTTCCATACAGGACGAATTGGTGAGGCAGCATTTAAGGTTACAACACGCTATCAACTTCCCTTTCTTCACCATCGATAACCAGTATCAGCCAACCACGCCTGAGGAGAAAAATATGCAGAGATTCTTCGTACCGCTAGGCCATGGATCCATCCAGGACTTGCCTACCTTGTTCAACCAATACCATACTCAAATGGTGCATGCTGCCTCGAAGGCGTCCAAAGAGCTAAATACTGAGGTGATTCCTAGATTGGAAGATATGAGACGTGACTTGCTTGTTAAAATCAAGGAAATTCAGTCTCTAGAGTCGGACTTCAAGAACTCCTGTAGTAGGGAActacaagaaacaaaaatacgCTTGAAAGCGTTCCAAGACTCTTTGGAAGCAGCCAAATACGGTTCAGTGAAAGAGGATCCATACTTGACGAAGATCCTGCTGGAAAAACAGATCAAGAAACAGTTAACTGAGGAAAACTTTTTACATGAAGCatttaataatatacaaACCTCGGGTAAGGAACTAGAAAAAGTTGTAATGATGGAAATTCAAAACGCTTTGACCATATACGCAAGGCTCTTGGGTCAAGAAGCCCAGTTGGTCTTCGACACGCTTATCACAAAATTGGATAGCGGCTTCTTCAGTAAAGATCCTGTGTTCGAATGGGAGAATTTCGTGGCAAAGGATAGCAATTTCATCGATCCTAACCTGCCAATGAGACGtatcaaagaaattgtctacaaaaaccaaaatgaCCCATTCACCTACGAAATTAAGTCAGGTGTACTAGAAAGAAGATCcaagttcttgaaatcCTATTCAAGAGGCTTCTATGTCTTAACACCAAGTTTCCTACACGAATTTAAGTCGGGAGACAGAAAGAAGGATTTAGTGCCGGTAATATCATTGTCCTTAAACGACTGTACTGTAGCAGAGCATTCCAAAAAGGGCTCTTCAGATTTCAAGTTTATTTTGCatacaaaacaaaatgGTATTATTCACAGAGGGCATAACTGGGTATTCAGAACAGACTCATACGAATCTATGATGGACTGGTTcaataatataaagaaattaaCTTCAATTTCTAACCCAGTAGAAAAAGCAAGACTAGTCAACGAAAAGCTAGTACAAGATCGTGAAGGACCAAAATCCAACCTCGATCAGTCACAATCAACCCCTCAAAATAACCAGGCTCCAAGAATCAGTTTCGATAATGAGGATTCTATGCTAGCAACTccaaaaacagaaaatgaagttaATGCCTTCTCAGAAACAACTGGAAATACAACTCTAAACaattctgttgttgaacacATGAACAAAGGAGCAAATTTCACAACCCCTAAAAATCCTCGTAAATCAGCTCAGTACTCTCTAGACAGTCGAACTGCCAACGGTACATGAAGACATTGTAAGTTAATATCTACCAACCCGCTATTATCAACTCTCATATTAATATCTTGTTATTaagaaaacttcaaaaaaatccccaaaatttaaaaaaaaaaaaaatttacTAAATATATGTAATCCAAATGGCCTTGAGACATTTGTGATATTGCAACACATCTATGACTTCACTTCTTTGTATGTGAGCAATGTATTAATTTATATACTCTTATTGTTTTATAAgtgtaatttttttctaatatCAATCAAACATTTAAAGATTGAATGGTTTTAATCTCATCAAGCACTGCGTGCCACgatttttcaaatttagCATCTGAAAATTTGGTTAGAGCGCACTGCTTGCCTCTTTTCGACACCTCAATTCTTTCAGAGAGACCTAATTTTGCAGCTTCTGCGAAAAGATCTGAGAGAGTACTGTATTTTGATGcatcttttgaagaaaagtcaGGATCGCTTTTATCTTTAAAGAATAAACCGGTATATTTTGCCTCATCTTTTGTTTGCtcattcttcttgtcaTCCCATGGCACAACGATATCATATAAAGGACCTGCAGAAGCATGACATAATGGGATCAAGCCACTTGCCATATATTCAACTACTGCAATGCCGAAGTGTTCATTCCACATTGCATTGATCccaaaccaagaagaatataagATATTCTTCATATCTTCATATTTACAATCAGTCTTGAATTCTAGGTATTCAGGAAGgatcttcaattcttcaaaagcaaACTTCTTCAGAGATTCAACAAAATCTCTATCTGACTGGTTTCTTGTAGAACCAATTAAAATTAATTTCGGTACCGATAACTTATTATCGTTTGTTTTGATAAAGCTTGAGAATGACGACAAGATAAGATCGTGTCTCTTTTCTGGCCTGAACTGTGCTATAGCAACAATTTGGTTTTTTCTGTCCTTATTATCAATCTTATTACTACCCTCGATCAACGATTCCGTAGAACATGGTGGGTATATAATCTGAATATTTCTTGTACTGGGCCAAATTGACTTGATATGGTTATAAGTCCAAGttgaatttgttgttgcaatATCAACGAAAGAGCCCGCAAATCTGTATATTAACATGAACATCTTCCAATACAAGTATTTGATGTTGAGTTTGATATTTGTTCTGAATCCACtcatatttttcaatttatttAGCATATCTGTCGATATGACGGGGTAGTGAGTATACGTTATGATTGGAATATTTGCGAACCATGAAACAAATGGATATCCAAAGGGATATCCCATGGTTTCGACCCAGTAATCTGGTGTTAAAATTGATAAAGCTTCGATGGATAAAATAATAGACCCTATTGCTTGTCCCAATAATGTAAATTTCGGCCATCTTTTTGCTTCTACAAGGTTTCTTTTCGtgaggaagatgaagacAATTCTATTAGAATCTAATCTATATTCAAACCTTCTTTCAACACTTTTTAAGATATCTATCCCACTGACGTCATTATCACCAGTATATATTACGCAAATGTTATTCTCATCATGGTTTAATGTTGATTCAACAGCCTTCCATAGTACTTTCTCTCCTCCGCCACCAGCATTACAGTACGGATGGAAGAATCCAAATATCTTTCTCTTCGTTTCTTGTCCTAGTTTTCCAACAAAGGATTCTCTATCCTTTCTATCATAGTAAGAGATGGCCACTCTATCTCCATAAATTTTATTCGTGTAATCTGAAGGTCTAATGGCAGCTAATACAAAGGCTCTCCTCACGGAAGCATTTTTCCAACCAAAGTTTAGAACTGGTATTCTATTCAAATTATTAGAGCATCTGAGCAATGAATTGTTGACACGTAACCTGAGCTTTGGGGGTAACGATACCAGTAGACTTGGTATGAATTCCGATAGTACCCGAAGAGAAACTAGCAGAAATAGCAGTAAGCCAAGGAAAAAAGTGATGAATTTTGCAAGGCTCATCATTCAATGAGCATATGTATCCTTTATGACCAAATTGAACCTATAATTGATTGCTTTCTATGATCCCTCCTTCAATATAATACGTTAAATATTTGTTTAAAGCCCAAGTtctattatatatatattgtgcatttttcaaatataagCAACAAACATACTTTCTTACCTTAGGTTCGAAACTTTCATCTGggacaagaaaagaaggtacGAGAGTTAAAAAATTTCATAAAGAGCTTTGATGTAGATCTCTACAGTACTAGTTCTTAACTATATGTGAATTATCAATACGTCTAAGGAAGGTATAAATTAAAAACTATATCAAAATGGTTAATATAGATGCTGTAAGATAAAATCTGACGGCTTTTATCTGTCTTTGAATTCGGTGACAAGCTCGAGCAAAGGTCCGTAGTCGTTAGTTTTTAAAATGTGGAACTCTTCCGAGAAGAGACACACATGCCTAAAGCTGGTATTAAGAACAGTTTGTAGATTAAGTTCTAGGATTTCGTTGAAATGATGGCAGTAGATGTGAGCATATACTCTGAATAATCTCTTTAATATAGGTCTTGCGATATTATCTTTGAAATCCTTTGGGAAAGGAACCCCTGGCTTGCTTGGGAAGTaattttcatcatcaaactGCTGCTGGCACCACTTCATTAGATAGTCCACGTACTTTGGTGCTGGTAGTGATACTGGCGGTTTTCCAGGATGAACATTCCACAAGTATTCGTACTCGTTGGTGGCTATCATTCTAGGACAAGTCTGTGGCGAGCAAAACTCCGTGATTGACCCATATAGCATATTGATCTGGTTGTAAAAGTCCACGCAATGCACTGCGATCCACTCATCAATATTCTCTCCCTTCGGTAACTTCACTGCTTGATTTAAAACACCCTTAGATCCAAGCGTCGTTTCTACAATCTGCCTTAAATCCTGGTGGGACGAGACCACAGTGCCTGACGTGGGTTGTATGTATGGACGTTGATGAGATGGAGTATAATTGAAATCTGTAACTGGAGTTGGACCATGCTCAATCCCTTGCTGGAAAAAATTTGTCGCTTGTTTTTGAGGGGTAGAGAATTGTTGCTGATGCAgatgttgctgctgctgctgctgctgctgcaacGCGTCATCAGACCTTTGTAAGTTTAATTCGCTATTGAACGTATTTGCTTGAAGCCCATTTCCATCTCCTAAAGTACTGGCATCCGTGTTGCCAGTCTTATTATTCTTGGCTGTGTTCCATTTAAAACCTCTGGTAGATTTTATCGTCTGTCCAGGGCTTAGATGACTGATAACAAGTATATTTGGTGCCTTGTTAAAGCACCAATTTTTTAGTGTTAGTAAAATATTCGAAACCCCAAACGCCTCCTATTGTTCAACAACTATTCCACGCACGTAAACCCTAATAACTCACAAAGACATCCTGATTACAATCCTTCTAGATCTAGGGTATAGTTGTgtaaaacaaataaaaaaacaataaccGTGCACATACAAGTTCTGTAAGAACGACATTGTCTAAACCAATTACTCGATTGTATTAGACTGCAACTGCCTTATCCCAAATGTTGATGGCTTTACTCAAGGCTCCTCCCTagaactctttttttcctatCGAACATTTGTACCAAAGAACGATGAAGTTATTTATTGAATGTTTCGATTTGGAATCTCTTTAGCATGTTtacattttccaaaacagCAAAGAAATGACAAGATGAagcaaaaaataaaaaaaaaaaaattagatacaacaaaataaagacAGTCACGTGCACTCCCCCTCTTTTGTCCCTCCTCAGTTGTCCCTCCTCAATTTGTCCCCTGAGATTTGAAATTGGGAGGGACAATTCTGGGGGAGGGGACAGACGAATCCCCTTTTTGTCCCGTTTACCCTTAAAAGGCATGAGGAAGAAAGCTTTCTATGTATAAAGGAAATCCAGGAAGCATTTGCTTAATTTATAACTTGATACTTACTATTTTTGAAAGGTGATGAGTGACAGAATATGGTTAGAAGTTATTTGTGCATCAATTCAATACTGTATTAAGGAGTATCAGCTTTTATAATTGGCAAGAATATTTAGCATCTCTAGTATagttttttctctttggcgtggagagagaagagaaagaaagaaataaggAAAGAGCTATATATCAGTTGATTCACTGAGTTTGACTGATTAGGGATCCTTTTAATGTTTAGAAGAGTTTCGTTCTCTGAAAATGTGCTGGTTTCAAGTTCAGATTCTGAGTTGGAACCTACCGAGTCAATTGACGATCGGCGTAGAACGCATCATGTGGGGTTGAAAACAGATGAGTCGAGTGGAGGGAGGTATAATACGTCGTCTGGGCTTCCGCAGTTTCAAAAGCGGCCGCTCAGTGATACGCCTGTTGTATCGAGGTTTCAGTCGCCCAGTAGTTCTGCGGAGACGTCTGCTGAGTCCTCAGCGGAAACGTCGCCCACTAGTTCTAGAAGTGGATCATCAGTTGGATCTCCGATTTTGGAACCTTTGTCGGAGGATAGAGACTTCTTGGAGAAAGGAGGGCTTGCTGGGACGGATACATGGCCAGACCAGGCCATGTTAGATCATATGGCATCGTCTCATACTTCAATTCCGAAAAGAAGGCCAACGACGATTGATGTGCCGGGTTTAACGAAATCTAAGACATCACCTGATGGTATCATTTCGCAAAAGGACCCTGGGTCCAAATTGATCATTATTATGGTTGGGTTGCCAGCGACAGGGAAATCATTCATCACAAACAAATTGTCGCGTTACCTTAACTATTCGATGTACTACTGTAAGGTTTTCAATGTGGGTAACACGCGGAGACAATTTGCCAAAGAGCATAACATGAAGGAGCAGGattccaaattttttgaTCCAAATGATGAGCACTCGAAAATGTTAAGAGAGAAATGGGCTATGGACACGTTGGATCAACTTTTAGACTATCTTTTGAAAGGTCCTGGGTCCGTTGGTATTTTTGATGCGACGAATTCGACAAGGGAAAGACGGAAAAAGATATTGCAAAAGATACATGAGAAGAATAAATTCATCAAGGTTCTGTATTTGGAGAGTATATGTTCGGATAAAGAAACTGTAGAGAAAAATATTAGATTGAAGTTACTGGGTCCCGATTATAAAGGAAAGGATCCTGATTCATCGTTGATCGATTTCAAGGAGAGATTAAGTAATTACATGAAAAGTTATCAAACCATAGAGGATGACGAAAATGTTCCCTACATTAAAATGATTGATATAGGTAAAAAGATTGTGTCTTATGATATTCAAGGCTTTCTTGCATCTCAAACCGTTTACTATTTATTAAACTTTAACCTTGCGGAAAGACAGATATGGATCTCCAGAAGTGGTGAAAGTGAATTTAATGTCCAGGGGAGAATCGGTGGAGATTCACTACTAACGCAACGTGGATGGAAATACGCAAAGGCTTTGGCTAGGTTtatggaagaacaaaagaagttattCAATGAAAGGCAAATGAAAGAACATCTGAAAGTATGTAGCGATGAAGGAAGTAAGCGTGATTTTACCCCAACAGAATTCTTTGTGTGGACCTctatgaagaaaagagcaATGGCGACTTCATCGACATTCAATGATGCTCACTTTGATATCAAACAAATGAAGATGTTAGACGAACTAAGCGCGGGTGATTTCGAGGGAATGACTTACGAAGAAATTCTCAGAAATCATCCTGCGGAGTACGAGGAAAGACTTGAAGATAAATTAAGGTATAGATATCCAGGCATTGGCGGTGAATCATACATGGATGTTATTAATAGACTAAGGCCAGTGATCACGGAGATCGAAAGAATCACCGACAGTCTGTTGCTCATTACTCACCGTGTTGTGGCAAGAGTGTTGTTAGGTTACTTTTTAAATTTGAGTAAGGACGTCATCTCGAATTTAGATGTTCCGTTACATTCAGTTTACTGTCTCGAGCCTAAACCATATGGTGTTAGTTGGTACTTATATGAAtatgatgaagagaaagataCCTTCTTTAAGGTTCCTCAATCCGAGTTGAATACAATGAAGGTTAAGGAAGTCGGATTGGTGcatcaagaaagaagatattcCATTATTCCTACGGCTCCTTCAACTGGCGGAAAGTCTAGAAGTGGAAGCCATAGTAGCAACAATACTTCATCTAGTAGCACAGCAGCATCTTCTGCTCGTATGCCCTCATTCAACCCCCCATTTTCGGCTTCTGCTCATATGAACGCTGCTTCAAGATTCATTCACCCAGGCAGACAGCATCCTGCATACCAAACACATCCTAGTCTGCTAGCACGTACTATGTCTCGGAATCATAGCTCTGACCATGTTGGAATTATAAAGAAGAGCGTTTCGCCCCGTGAATTATCGAACTCAATTGAACTAGATAAATTGAACGAAAAGCTATCAAAGTTAGCTTCCAGCGACGAGTCAAAAAATGGTGAGAGTGATGACACTCCTGCCGGCGTACCACTGACAAGAAGTCAAAGTGAATCATACTCACCAAAAGCAAGCTAAACTAAACTATATATTGAGCTATACGGATCCTttatttttccttttcttttatttctgtCATACATATTATCCTGTgtcatttcattttatatatatatagtaagataaatataaatgtgtttactttacttcttctttaatgaGGTATGATATTTCTGTCATTCAGGCTTCATACACAATACCAAAGGCATCTACCCAATGACTTACATTACCGAAAACTCCtaatattttcttgtttgcGGGGGGCATTAAGGAACCTAAGGAACCaccatttttatttccGAACATTTCAGACATACGGCCCTTGCTTGTTACTATTTGGATTCCATCTACCCAGGCTCCACTTCTTAAATTAAACCCGGCAATTACTTCATCAGGCTCCAATTTGAGATCCGCATATGTGctattttcatttccaaATAGTACAGATGGTCCAGTTGGGAATGCATCTTTGACTCCCTTGAGCATGTTTGACACTTTACCTAGATATGTCCTTGGTGGGAGTTGCGGTGGTGGAGCTGCTGCATCTTTAGTGTAAAATCTTAATCCGTCAACTGCTGAACCGTAATAAACACGAACCATGTAGCAAAGTTCGATCTTCAAAGGAATAATACCTGTAGATGGACCACGCGCAGGGTTTCCTAGAGCAGTTGATTTGATACCAACAACATTGCTAGCAAATCCGTACTGTTTCATTGGGACAGGCTGAGTACTTATGATTTTAGGGAAATCGTTAAACTCGCCTGTAGATGCATTGATAGCATGTACCTTAATGGCAAATTTATCAGCATATTCTCGCTTTTGAGCTGGTGGGATTAAAGCGCGTAATTGATCCAAACTTACGACGACCTCCTTTTGAGGACCTGGACCACCATATTGTTTTGGCAAGTACTCCAAGTGAGCTCTAGCAAGATCTCCACAGACAATCTCGATACAGTATATACCTGACTCAGCACGAATGCTGGCGGTAGAGTTCCCCATTGGGAACACGCTGGGTCTCTGGTACTTCCAGCGGTCTAACTGGCCGGGGCGGAGCATTTCTGGGTCGTAGAAGTCCTGTGGTAGACTGAAGCTGGGGTGGAATAGGAACCGTACAATGTCTAGCCTGTTCCAACTGCACTCGTTTTTGGGCAAGATTGGCGGTTGCGCACCGTATGAGTTTGTCCTAACACTGAACGCTTCTCTTGTCAAGAAAGAACGATTCATAGTAACGTAGTCCCTGAGCATCACACCGTTCTCCTGGTGTGGACACCCCAACAAATGTCCAATCTCGTGCATGAACGCACCCAACGTAACAGTCAGGCACTCCCAGTGCGTGCTACACTCATTGCAGTCATTTGCAACTTCCGCCTTGCTGGTCCTAGTATCATCCATCAAGTATGGCACCACGTTTTGGAAACACGTAGGCCAAGAGTACAACCCGTGCGACCCAAAAATAGCCAACTTTATCTTGTCCGTCCCACCACCAAGCGCCGCGTGAGCCGTAATCAAGTTCAATTTCTTGTCCCAGTGAGTGTCCAAGAACATCACAGCCGCTTGAGACGTCTTGGAGTTATCGTTGAATGGCGCCCCGTACCTCTCAAGCTCCCTCATCGCTATTCCGAAAAGCGCCCCGCCATCCTTCGCATTCGGATTCTGCTGCGCAATATTCGCATCCCGCAACTCCGCAACCGTCTTCTCACTCCTGAGAATATGGATCTTCACCGTATTCCTCATTTCATCGTCGTTCAACAGCGTATCCCGCGTATACTCCTCCACAAACCGGAAAGTCCGTTGTCCAAACCCATTCCGCACCATCTGCTCATTCGTGAATGCCTGCATGATCCTAGCCCCCATCCTCAACTTCCGGACCGCCAAGTCAAGCCCATTCCCACCCTCCTTGCGAACCTGAGACGCTGGCGAATCAAACGTCATTTGAGAGTCCTTCCCAACTAGCAAACACAAATGAATAGGAGGATTCTGCAATAATGGCACATATGTCAACGTCAGTTGCGCCCGTGTATTGTCATCACCGGTAAACCAGAGCGAATTTTCCCCAGGCGTCAAAGCTACCATCGTCTTGAACCCATGGCTGTTCACTGGAAACGTCAATGCCGGCAATTGGGGGTGGTGAACCTGAATCGCTGTAGCTTTAGATTTGATCGTTCCATGGATGATTAAAGCCGGTGTATGCACCTCATCTCCAGATTTGACGTTATAAAAAGTAATCTCAGACATTCTACTGTTTTTTCTAGCAATGATACTGCTCTTTGCTACCTGAACAAACGCCTCAAGACCTAACTGATCCTGTCTTTTCCCACCTCATCGTCATTTAAAGGGTTTCATTTGTGTGAAGTTGCCAGTAGATTTCTTATAATATTGAAAATCGAAATTCAAATAATGctaataatactaataataataataataataataatcatattGAATGTGAAGCGACGAAGGCTTGAAAAAAGGTGTTCGAGGCTGGCTGGTGCGGCTGtgccaaagaaaaaaaaaaaaaaaaaaaaaaataaaataaaataaaaggCGGAAACTTCCGctcgaaaaaaaatataaaagaGATCACGTGTGTGGGAATGGGATCTAGTTACCCGGTCCtcgtattttttttttttttcgatcCAAACACGTCACTCAGAACAGCCTCTACAAGAAACAGTGGTTGGGCAGCATTTGCAAGAAGCGGCGGTCTTGGAGGGC
Protein-coding regions in this window:
- the SLM1 gene encoding SLM1 family PH domain-containing protein, whose protein sequence is MLSQNQFSLQQLQHIQQQPTRSLTSTDNTNVNMNFQQIPQGQPVQQVAQGQQPGNRASQSVPYPTDNISIDANQPRLSINADAGVAGNSGILDEGLSFHHVTSGGNLSLQQLQQQQQQQQQLRQQTNSLTSAQTQASRNRQSLQMHRSNNQLDPRSPLVVLMPTNANPTEVLAQRFAAWRSIIRSLLVYLQETVSIQDELVRQHLRLQHAINFPFFTIDNQYQPTTPEEKNMQRFFVPLGHGSIQDLPTLFNQYHTQMVHAASKASKELNTEVIPRLEDMRRDLLVKIKEIQSLESDFKNSCSRELQETKIRLKAFQDSLEAAKYGSVKEDPYLTKILLEKQIKKQLTEENFLHEAFNNIQTSGKELEKVVMMEIQNALTIYARLLGQEAQLVFDTLITKLDSGFFSKDPVFEWENFVAKDSNFIDPNLPMRRIKEIVYKNQNDPFTYEIKSGVLERRSKFLKSYSRGFYVLTPSFLHEFKSGDRKKDLVPVISLSLNDCTVAEHSKKGSSDFKFILHTKQNGIIHRGHNWVFRTDSYESMMDWFNNIKKLTSISNPVEKARLVNEKLVQDREGPKSNLDQSQSTPQNNQAPRISFDNEDSMLATPKTENEVNAFSETTGNTTLNNSVVEHMNKGANFTTPKNPRKSAQYSLDSRTANGT
- the PFK26 gene encoding 6-phosphofructo-2-kinase, which codes for MYYCKVFNVGNTRRQFAKEHNMKEQDSKFFDPNDEHSKMLREKWAMDTLDQLLDYLLKGPGSVGIFDATNSTRERRKKILQKIHEKNKFIKVLYLESICSDKETVEKNIRLKLLGPDYKGKDPDSSLIDFKERLSNYMKSYQTIEDDENVPYIKMIDIGKKIVSYDIQGFLASQTVYYLLNFNLAERQIWISRSGESEFNVQGRIGGDSLLTQRGWKYAKALARFMEEQKKLFNERQMKEHLKVCSDEGSKRDFTPTEFFVWTSMKKRAMATSSTFNDAHFDIKQMKMLDELSAGDFEGMTYEEILRNHPAEYEERLEDKLRYRYPGIGGESYMDVINRLRPVITEIERITDSLLLITHRVVARVLLGYFLNLSKDVISNLDVPLHSVYCLEPKPYGVSWYLYEYDEEKDTFFKVPQSELNTMKVKEVGLVHQERRYSIIPTAPSTGGKSRSGSHSSNNTSSSSTAASSARMPSFNPPFSASAHMNAASRFIHPGRQHPAYQTHPSLLARTMSRNHSSDHVGIIKKSVSPRELSNSIELDKLNEKLSKLASSDESKNGESDDTPAGVPLTRSQSESYSPKAS
- the ALG11 gene encoding alpha-1,2-mannosyltransferase ALG11; the protein is MMSLAKFITFFLGLLLFLLVSLRVLSEFIPSLLVSLPPKLRLRVNNSLLRCSNNLNRIPVLNFGWKNASVRRAFVLAAIRPSDYTNKIYGDRVAISYYDRKDRESFVGKLGQETKRKIFGFFHPYCNAGGGGEKVLWKAVESTLNHDENNICVIYTGDNDVSGIDILKSVERRFEYRLDSNRIVFIFLTKRNLVEAKRWPKFTLLGQAIGSIILSIEALSILTPDYWVETMGYPFGYPFVSWFANIPIITYTHYPVISTDMLNKLKNMSGFRTNIKLNIKYLYWKMFMLIYRFAGSFVDIATTNSTWTYNHIKSIWPSTRNIQIIYPPCSTESLIEGSNKIDNKDRKNQIVAIAQFRPEKRHDLILSSFSSFIKTNDNKLSVPKLILIGSTRNQSDRDFVESLKKFAFEELKILPEYLEFKTDCKYEDMKNILYSSWFGINAMWNEHFGIAVVEYMASGLIPLCHASAGPLYDIVVPWDDKKNEQTKDEAKYTGLFFKDKSDPDFSSKDASKYSTLSDLFAEAAKLGLSERIEVSKRGKQCALTKFSDAKFEKSWHAVLDEIKTIQSLNV
- the MOB1 gene encoding Mob1p, which codes for MSFLQNFHLSPGQTIKSTRGFKWNTAKNNKTGNTDASTLGDGNGLQANTFNSELNLQRSDDALQQQQQQQQHLHQQQFSTPQKQATNFFQQGIEHGPTPVTDFNYTPSHQRPYIQPTSGTVVSSHQDLRQIVETTLGSKGVLNQAVKLPKGENIDEWIAVHCVDFYNQINMLYGSITEFCSPQTCPRMIATNEYEYLWNVHPGKPPVSLPAPKYVDYLMKWCQQQFDDENYFPSKPGVPFPKDFKDNIARPILKRLFRVYAHIYCHHFNEILELNLQTVLNTSFRHVCLFSEEFHILKTNDYGPLLELVTEFKDR
- a CDS encoding putative metalloendopeptidase yields the protein MSEITFYNVKSGDEVHTPALIIHGTIKSKATAIQVHHPQLPALTFPVNSHGFKTMVALTPGENSLWFTGDDNTRAQLTLTYVPLLQNPPIHLCLLVGKDSQMTFDSPASQVRKEGGNGLDLAVRKLRMGARIMQAFTNEQMVRNGFGQRTFRFVEEYTRDTLLNDDEMRNTVKIHILRSEKTVAELRDANIAQQNPNAKDGGALFGIAMRELERYGAPFNDNSKTSQAAVMFLDTHWDKKLNLITAHAALGGGTDKIKLAIFGSHGLYSWPTCFQNVVPYLMDDTRTSKAEVANDCNECSTHWECLTVTLGAFMHEIGHLLGCPHQENGVMLRDYVTMNRSFLTREAFSVRTNSYGAQPPILPKNECSWNRLDIVRFLFHPSFSLPQDFYDPEMLRPGQLDRWKYQRPSVFPMGNSTASIRAESGIYCIEIVCGDLARAHLEYLPKQYGGPGPQKEVVVSLDQLRALIPPAQKREYADKFAIKVHAINASTGEFNDFPKIISTQPVPMKQYGFASNVVGIKSTALGNPARGPSTGIIPLKIELCYMVRVYYGSAVDGLRFYTKDAAAPPPQLPPRTYLGKVSNMLKGVKDAFPTGPSVLFGNENSTYADLKLEPDEVIAGFNLRSGAWVDGIQIVTSKGRMSEMFGNKNGGSLGSLMPPANKKILGVFGNVSHWVDAFGIVYEA